One Streptosporangium lutulentum genomic window carries:
- a CDS encoding RNA polymerase sigma factor, with protein MSDHDPSERTTSPASPAASRHGTLEERSAARLAIDEEFSSFYRSTLCQLVGFLVNQGAALPVATDIAQETMIKAYQRWGEINQPKAWVHTVASRALVRMVASAHEEPLEHVPEATALLPCDNAAAEWEAQHDTLGILRSLPHRQRQVLAWTLSGYTPSEIAEQLRITPNAVSASLKKARRATAQHLMTRDGEQ; from the coding sequence GTGAGCGATCATGACCCGTCGGAGCGCACCACATCCCCGGCCTCCCCAGCTGCGAGCCGCCATGGCACGCTTGAGGAACGCAGCGCGGCGCGGCTCGCGATCGATGAGGAGTTCTCCTCCTTTTACCGCTCTACCCTCTGCCAGCTGGTCGGCTTTCTGGTTAACCAGGGTGCGGCGTTACCTGTCGCCACCGACATCGCCCAGGAGACCATGATCAAGGCGTATCAGCGCTGGGGTGAGATTAATCAGCCGAAGGCATGGGTTCACACAGTGGCCTCACGCGCCTTGGTTCGCATGGTGGCCAGCGCCCATGAGGAGCCCCTCGAACACGTCCCCGAAGCGACAGCACTGCTTCCCTGTGACAACGCCGCCGCGGAATGGGAAGCCCAGCACGACACGCTTGGGATTTTACGGAGCCTCCCGCACCGTCAGCGCCAGGTCCTGGCCTGGACGCTCAGCGGTTACACCCCCTCCGAGATCGCCGAACAGCTCCGCATCACTCCGAACGCGGTCAGCGCGAGCCTGAAGAAAGCCCGCCGCGCTACAGCCCAGCACCTCATGACAAGGGACGGGGAACAGTGA
- a CDS encoding ParA family protein encodes MTLADAAALTPQSAEPEAKLPAPNQQFPLRVPLMEGKQNLRLPMPLIITIGNLKGGVGKTTSAFFIACYFALVYGLRVLVIDSDPLSQTGYSWYRAIVKAGMSWPFKLIPFPSKHVGDCIDDNSASGDYDVIIVDTGGESDEIFKAAVRKSHELIIAAAPTEGELERIPSSFVAAAEAAQGVPQEIRVRVLLTKVPPPQSKEGPDARVQLDEAGYDVFEAQATNWKWYRQAVKTTNPMDDLSEYEDIGDELVIEYIADAA; translated from the coding sequence ATGACCCTCGCCGACGCGGCGGCCCTCACGCCACAGTCCGCCGAGCCAGAGGCGAAGCTGCCTGCACCTAACCAGCAGTTCCCGCTACGGGTTCCGCTGATGGAGGGTAAGCAGAATCTGAGGCTTCCCATGCCCTTAATCATCACGATTGGCAACCTGAAGGGAGGGGTCGGCAAGACCACCAGCGCCTTCTTCATCGCCTGCTACTTTGCACTCGTTTACGGCCTACGCGTCCTGGTAATCGACTCCGACCCGCTGAGCCAGACCGGTTACTCGTGGTATCGCGCCATTGTCAAGGCCGGAATGAGTTGGCCGTTCAAGCTCATCCCGTTCCCGTCTAAGCACGTTGGCGACTGCATCGACGATAACTCCGCTTCCGGCGACTACGACGTGATCATTGTCGACACCGGCGGCGAGAGCGACGAGATCTTCAAGGCTGCCGTTCGCAAGTCGCATGAACTGATCATCGCCGCAGCGCCGACCGAGGGCGAACTGGAACGCATCCCATCTTCGTTTGTCGCGGCGGCCGAGGCTGCCCAGGGCGTGCCGCAGGAGATCCGTGTTCGTGTATTGCTGACCAAGGTTCCTCCGCCGCAATCCAAGGAGGGCCCAGACGCCCGCGTCCAGCTCGACGAAGCTGGCTACGACGTATTCGAGGCGCAGGCAACGAACTGGAAGTGGTATCGGCAGGCCGTCAAGACGACGAATCCGATGGATGACCTCTCTGAATACGAGGACATCGGGGACGAACTCGTCATCGAATACATCGCTGATGCAGCATGA
- a CDS encoding restriction endonuclease: MALDVIRAVIGLIFSHWYITAAMAGCAVIGAGTWWQWTLRAERQRTERLSALRLSLADLDAMGSTAFEYATRDLMIRDGIQARRVGQRGDQAADVIGRDRVGGVIVVQCKHTTTGNKVGAPVLYQVNGTAQPTHGADIAVIVTNGDFTRDARRRAQDFRIHLIGRKELARWAEDGITLHQLLRLSLPLRRWRRLRHTAPRLTRHPPQREVSGVEHFE; encoded by the coding sequence TTGGCGCTCGATGTAATCCGGGCCGTCATCGGCTTGATTTTCAGCCACTGGTATATCACGGCGGCGATGGCGGGTTGCGCCGTAATCGGCGCGGGAACCTGGTGGCAATGGACGCTGCGGGCGGAACGTCAGCGAACCGAACGGCTTTCCGCTTTACGGCTGAGCCTTGCAGATCTGGACGCCATGGGCTCGACTGCGTTCGAATATGCCACACGTGATCTCATGATCCGCGATGGCATCCAGGCTCGGCGCGTCGGGCAGCGCGGCGACCAGGCCGCCGATGTCATCGGCCGTGACCGCGTTGGCGGCGTCATCGTGGTGCAGTGTAAGCACACCACCACCGGCAACAAGGTCGGGGCGCCGGTGCTCTACCAGGTCAACGGCACGGCTCAGCCCACTCACGGCGCCGACATCGCGGTCATCGTCACCAACGGGGACTTCACCCGTGATGCCCGCCGACGCGCGCAGGACTTCCGTATCCATCTCATCGGCCGTAAGGAGTTGGCGCGCTGGGCTGAGGACGGGATCACGCTGCACCAGTTGTTGCGGTTGAGCCTGCCGCTTCGGCGCTGGCGACGGCTACGGCACACCGCGCCCCGGCTGACCCGTCATCCCCCCCAGCGCGAGGTCTCAGGTGTGGAGCATTTCGAGTGA
- a CDS encoding GntR family transcriptional regulator, translated as MEVTPARGQYRQVADILRAAIAGGEHPRGSMLPAESELAGRFGVSRQTVNRAFAILEAEGLIRVERPTGTIVHELPPIVRNAAARHSRTHREREGSRGALATELANLDYELRSKNTVGPGHPPAHVAEVLGVAPDEASVVIRARYMRAEDVPIQIVTSYIPLVIAKDTPIEQKDPGVGGISSRLAELGHAQVEIEEHITVRPPVPEEATFLRMTEDQRVYEIFHIGWTHDDRPVKVTIYIMPTHQWDLQYRYPIEPSG; from the coding sequence ATGGAAGTAACGCCCGCCCGGGGTCAATATCGCCAGGTTGCTGACATATTGCGCGCGGCCATTGCGGGAGGTGAGCACCCTCGTGGCAGCATGCTCCCTGCGGAGAGCGAACTTGCAGGGCGGTTCGGCGTAAGTCGTCAGACCGTCAACCGCGCGTTTGCAATCCTGGAGGCCGAGGGACTGATTCGTGTCGAGCGCCCGACTGGAACGATCGTCCACGAGTTGCCACCGATCGTCCGCAACGCCGCCGCTCGACATAGCCGCACACACCGTGAACGTGAGGGAAGTCGCGGAGCACTCGCCACAGAACTTGCTAATTTGGACTACGAGCTGCGGTCCAAAAACACCGTTGGTCCTGGCCATCCACCCGCACACGTCGCCGAAGTGCTCGGCGTGGCCCCTGATGAGGCCAGCGTGGTGATTCGCGCTCGCTACATGCGAGCCGAAGACGTCCCTATCCAGATCGTCACCAGCTACATCCCTCTTGTCATCGCCAAGGACACCCCCATTGAGCAGAAAGACCCTGGCGTTGGTGGCATCAGCAGCCGCTTGGCGGAACTTGGCCACGCTCAAGTAGAGATCGAAGAGCACATCACCGTTCGCCCACCCGTGCCAGAGGAAGCTACTTTCCTGCGGATGACCGAGGATCAGCGTGTCTATGAGATCTTCCACATTGGCTGGACCCACGATGATCGACCCGTCAAGGTGACGATCTACATCATGCCGACCCACCAATGGGACCTGCAGTACAGGTATCCCATCGAGCCCTCCGGCTAG
- a CDS encoding 4-fold beta flower protein, whose translation MSSEWLYEHNSGRTFAWTDNGRDFWRQGSGTWWAWRQGDWLYAAQGGQPLGWFAGATFYDHATGQALYYLDR comes from the coding sequence ATGTCATCGGAGTGGCTGTATGAGCACAACAGCGGACGGACGTTCGCCTGGACCGACAACGGGCGGGATTTCTGGCGGCAGGGTAGCGGCACTTGGTGGGCCTGGCGCCAGGGTGATTGGCTCTACGCGGCACAAGGCGGACAGCCTCTCGGTTGGTTCGCCGGCGCGACCTTCTACGACCACGCCACAGGTCAGGCGCTCTACTACCTTGATCGGTAG
- a CDS encoding AbiTii domain-containing protein: MAEHTPLPDRDASYLDQIERGALDLNTSIADVLRLCVALGGRAKSQHLRDWALKELNGYELDDELPPYRIVNASLYMDNTNRAGLNRIPQQIAPAMLPKEVRADIGEEMHLRQKIVVLEAEARKAQAQDEHLTYTFSQSAMVANLMTTRGWEKGEIPQRQMVSAIYWRVSPAELLGVVDHVRTVLTQLVAELVATMPTGQEVPSAAQADRAVNIVVNGGDGHQFVL, encoded by the coding sequence GTGGCAGAACATACTCCCCTACCTGATCGGGATGCGTCTTACCTCGACCAGATCGAACGCGGTGCTCTCGACCTGAACACGTCCATCGCGGACGTGCTCCGCCTATGCGTCGCGCTGGGCGGCCGCGCCAAGTCCCAGCATCTTCGGGACTGGGCGCTGAAAGAGCTGAACGGCTACGAGCTGGACGATGAGCTGCCGCCGTACCGGATCGTCAATGCCTCGCTCTACATGGACAACACCAACCGAGCCGGTCTCAACCGAATTCCTCAACAGATCGCGCCCGCGATGTTGCCGAAGGAGGTCCGCGCCGACATCGGCGAGGAGATGCACCTTCGCCAAAAGATCGTGGTCCTCGAAGCCGAAGCCCGAAAGGCGCAGGCGCAGGACGAACATCTGACCTACACCTTCTCCCAGTCCGCCATGGTGGCGAACTTGATGACGACGCGCGGCTGGGAGAAGGGCGAGATCCCCCAACGGCAGATGGTCAGCGCCATCTACTGGCGGGTCAGTCCGGCCGAACTGCTCGGCGTGGTCGATCACGTCCGCACGGTGCTGACCCAGCTTGTCGCCGAGCTCGTCGCAACGATGCCTACTGGCCAGGAAGTGCCCTCCGCCGCCCAGGCTGACCGGGCGGTGAACATCGTGGTCAACGGCGGCGACGGGCACCAGTTCGTCCTGTAG
- a CDS encoding maleylpyruvate isomerase family mycothiol-dependent enzyme: MEKNLKFPDLLRLIDERSTAFRAAVAAAPSLDAQVPTCLEWTLFDLVKHLGGGDRFWAAIVGAGPADAPPAEATAARAALEVPREREALLAWLAASTQLLLSALREAGPESGCWTWWPASQSPQTSGGIARHRAQETAVHTYDAQLTGGAPQPLPVEVALDGVEEFLFTVCATQSAWPHKPTGFDFHAAEGRSWRLTVDGDGARSTRIPAPTAATGEDSDAAGASIHGTASELVLYLYDRIPADSLHVDGDTGLLDLLRAWEPEE; the protein is encoded by the coding sequence GTGGAAAAGAATCTTAAGTTCCCTGACCTGCTGCGACTGATCGATGAACGGTCGACCGCCTTCCGCGCCGCGGTCGCCGCCGCGCCCAGTCTCGACGCACAGGTGCCGACCTGCCTCGAGTGGACGCTGTTCGATCTGGTGAAGCACCTGGGTGGGGGAGACCGTTTCTGGGCCGCCATCGTCGGCGCGGGGCCTGCCGACGCTCCCCCGGCCGAGGCCACCGCTGCGCGCGCCGCTCTGGAAGTGCCGCGGGAGCGTGAGGCCCTGCTGGCCTGGCTGGCCGCGTCGACGCAGCTTCTGCTGAGCGCCCTGCGCGAGGCAGGACCGGAGAGCGGTTGCTGGACGTGGTGGCCTGCGTCGCAGTCACCGCAAACCTCCGGCGGTATCGCCCGGCACCGGGCCCAGGAGACCGCGGTGCACACGTACGACGCCCAGCTCACCGGGGGCGCCCCGCAGCCGCTGCCAGTCGAGGTGGCACTCGACGGTGTGGAGGAGTTCCTGTTCACCGTCTGCGCAACGCAGAGTGCCTGGCCGCACAAGCCCACGGGCTTCGACTTCCACGCCGCCGAGGGCCGCTCCTGGCGCCTCACGGTCGACGGCGACGGCGCACGCTCCACCCGCATCCCCGCGCCCACTGCCGCGACCGGCGAGGACTCGGACGCAGCCGGCGCCTCCATCCATGGCACGGCCAGTGAGTTGGTCCTCTACTTGTACGACCGTATCCCGGCCGACTCCTTGCACGTTGACGGAGACACAGGGCTGCTCGACCTGCTCCGCGCCTGGGAGCCGGAGGAGTAG
- a CDS encoding NUDIX domain-containing protein has product MGHWGEQVCADAVVTATDEAARRWLVMVERSDGHGWALPGGYVDSGEDPAQAAVRELKEETGLILTGLPWQVLPARYVPDPRASDEAWMVTVPSRLHLGTTSRESFPPLVGADDAKRAEWVRADTYAVLAAYLEMTYQGRIFTAHQSMLETQLTSTVSELRSGS; this is encoded by the coding sequence TTGGGCCACTGGGGGGAGCAGGTCTGCGCGGACGCCGTGGTGACCGCCACCGACGAAGCCGCCCGCCGGTGGCTGGTCATGGTTGAGCGGTCCGACGGCCACGGGTGGGCACTGCCCGGAGGCTATGTGGACTCGGGGGAGGACCCGGCCCAGGCGGCGGTCCGCGAACTAAAGGAGGAGACCGGCCTGATCTTGACCGGACTGCCTTGGCAGGTGCTTCCGGCGCGGTACGTGCCAGACCCCAGAGCGAGTGATGAGGCGTGGATGGTGACGGTGCCTTCCCGGCTCCACTTGGGTACCACCAGCCGGGAGAGCTTCCCCCCTCTCGTAGGGGCCGACGATGCCAAGCGGGCCGAGTGGGTGCGGGCGGACACCTACGCCGTGCTGGCCGCCTATCTCGAGATGACCTACCAGGGCCGGATATTCACCGCGCACCAGTCCATGCTGGAAACCCAGCTCACTTCCACCGTGAGCGAACTGAGGTCCGGATCCTGA
- a CDS encoding phosphotransferase, whose amino-acid sequence MSDWEFIKHRTAADGAVWRSTDGGFYKRTGDHTVKEEADFQRRAAELGYPVPQIVADGIEEGRHFFTERSLGEVSLHDAALTGAGGQVADSVIEAAAAISGRLLEAQARTALPAGPQRVRAWVRQAGFTDNVFAENPDLDTPRVHAALDEVVERLSGVAMCHSHLDYGLPNAFTTGVIDWQHHGLAPLGYDVYPMLDIVAFKGGGKGYRLTPAQRAHYLTALDEVATGAYGCPLSGYLADFLLVKCLFFLALMRPVDVSRHDKRLKWHYRRALAQMGLEHYASTTTIDTATFPTLAQFTATFAPTAP is encoded by the coding sequence GTGAGCGACTGGGAATTCATCAAACACCGCACCGCCGCCGACGGCGCGGTATGGCGCAGCACCGACGGCGGATTCTACAAACGCACCGGCGATCACACCGTGAAAGAAGAAGCCGACTTCCAGCGCCGGGCCGCCGAACTCGGCTACCCCGTGCCGCAGATCGTCGCCGACGGCATCGAGGAGGGCCGGCACTTCTTCACCGAGCGCAGCCTGGGTGAGGTCTCCCTGCATGACGCGGCCCTGACCGGCGCCGGTGGCCAGGTGGCCGACAGCGTGATCGAGGCGGCGGCCGCCATCTCCGGCCGGCTGCTCGAAGCCCAAGCCCGCACCGCGCTGCCCGCCGGGCCGCAACGGGTCCGGGCATGGGTGCGCCAGGCCGGCTTCACCGACAACGTCTTCGCCGAAAACCCCGACCTGGACACCCCCCGCGTGCACGCGGCCCTCGATGAGGTCGTCGAGCGGCTGAGCGGGGTGGCGATGTGTCACAGCCACCTGGACTACGGGCTGCCCAACGCCTTCACCACCGGGGTGATCGACTGGCAGCACCACGGCCTGGCCCCCCTGGGCTACGACGTCTACCCGATGCTCGACATCGTCGCCTTCAAAGGCGGCGGCAAGGGATACCGCCTCACCCCGGCGCAGCGGGCCCACTACCTGACCGCCCTCGATGAGGTCGCCACCGGCGCATACGGGTGCCCGCTGAGTGGGTACCTGGCCGACTTCCTGCTAGTCAAATGCCTGTTCTTCCTGGCCTTGATGCGACCGGTCGATGTCAGCCGGCACGACAAGCGCCTTAAATGGCACTACCGCCGCGCCCTTGCGCAGATGGGACTGGAGCACTATGCGTCGACCACCACGATCGACACCGCCACCTTCCCCACCCTGGCCCAGTTCACCGCCACCTTCGCTCCCACCGCCCCATAG
- a CDS encoding XRE family transcriptional regulator codes for MDDRPSWARRIRAEREARHWSQADAVRALEAHSDQSLPEAVTLLRNWKRWEAGDSRPDDFYAPLIARTFGTVTAAMFPVARDRDLALAAAGMDTLEILTRLRASTVDAATLDGLRITVDQLCSDYPYLAPGQLLTEGRQWLARITTLLDHRLTLDQHREVLALAGWLALLVGCVEYDMGSRRGAEGTRQAALSLGREAGHGEIQAWGHEMRAWMALTQGDYRGVIAASDEGQVVAGHHGVAVQLAAQKAKAWARIGDRRQVEVALDRGRAILEALPYPDNISNHFVVDPAKYDFYAMDAYRILGEDLRAETYAREVIRAGIDHDGQERAPMRIAEARVTLGVVAARAGDLDQALSYGYKALGADRQSLPSLLMVSRELASVVQQRHGDDPDARTYLDQLHQIRATTAVA; via the coding sequence ATGGATGATCGGCCGTCATGGGCACGCCGTATCCGCGCCGAACGCGAGGCGAGGCACTGGTCGCAGGCTGATGCCGTCCGAGCTCTGGAGGCCCATTCCGACCAGTCTTTACCCGAAGCGGTAACGTTGCTGAGGAACTGGAAGCGATGGGAAGCCGGCGACTCTCGCCCCGATGACTTTTACGCTCCGCTCATCGCCCGGACGTTCGGTACTGTCACCGCGGCTATGTTCCCTGTGGCGCGGGATCGTGACCTCGCCTTGGCGGCCGCGGGGATGGACACCTTGGAGATCCTGACCCGTCTGCGCGCATCCACAGTCGACGCGGCCACCCTGGATGGTCTGCGCATCACCGTGGACCAACTCTGCAGCGACTATCCGTATCTGGCACCAGGGCAGCTTCTGACGGAGGGCCGCCAGTGGCTCGCCCGAATCACCACTCTGCTGGACCACCGCCTGACACTGGACCAGCACCGTGAAGTCTTGGCCCTGGCCGGATGGCTGGCCCTGCTGGTCGGCTGCGTGGAGTACGACATGGGATCGCGCCGGGGAGCTGAGGGCACACGGCAGGCCGCACTGTCCCTCGGACGCGAGGCTGGCCATGGCGAAATCCAGGCATGGGGACACGAGATGCGAGCCTGGATGGCGCTAACCCAGGGCGACTACCGAGGCGTTATCGCGGCCTCGGATGAAGGCCAGGTCGTCGCCGGACACCATGGTGTCGCCGTGCAACTCGCCGCGCAGAAGGCGAAGGCATGGGCTCGAATCGGCGACCGTCGCCAGGTCGAAGTGGCCCTTGACCGTGGCCGCGCCATCTTAGAAGCGCTCCCTTACCCGGACAACATCAGCAACCACTTCGTCGTCGACCCGGCCAAGTACGACTTCTATGCCATGGACGCCTATCGAATTCTTGGTGAAGACCTGCGCGCCGAGACCTACGCTCGCGAGGTGATCCGAGCGGGCATCGACCACGACGGGCAGGAGCGAGCACCGATGCGGATCGCGGAAGCTCGCGTCACGCTCGGCGTTGTCGCCGCCCGGGCCGGAGACCTGGACCAGGCACTTAGCTATGGCTATAAGGCGCTCGGCGCTGACCGCCAGTCCCTGCCCAGCCTGCTGATGGTTTCCCGGGAGCTGGCCAGCGTCGTCCAGCAGCGACATGGCGACGACCCAGATGCCCGCACGTACCTTGACCAGCTACATCAGATCAGAGCAACCACGGCTGTCGCATAA
- a CDS encoding histidine phosphatase family protein has product MVGLTPRGFHQSIWLGRTLAPLVGARVRVYTSTYRRAIDTATLAFPGLPDGWPRRTSLLDEQHYGEATYMTKQELFATYPEGADDRRLRKHLWVPPGGGESLAGGVGQRARAFTELLQTNLDSDPGVGPGVGSAIVAITHHTMILALRALLEDRPVEEVVAESKAAKTPNAAIFRYEMSDGAFTKTDVIAPLI; this is encoded by the coding sequence GTGGTCGGTCTGACCCCGCGCGGTTTCCACCAGTCGATATGGCTGGGCCGCACCCTGGCGCCCTTGGTCGGGGCGAGGGTGCGGGTCTACACCTCCACCTACCGGCGGGCGATCGACACCGCGACGCTCGCCTTCCCCGGCCTGCCCGACGGGTGGCCGCGGCGCACGTCGCTGCTGGATGAGCAGCACTACGGGGAGGCGACCTACATGACCAAGCAGGAGTTGTTCGCCACCTACCCCGAGGGGGCCGATGATCGGCGGCTGCGCAAGCACCTGTGGGTTCCTCCCGGCGGCGGTGAGTCCCTGGCCGGCGGCGTCGGGCAGCGAGCACGGGCATTCACCGAGCTCCTGCAGACCAACCTCGACTCCGATCCTGGCGTTGGTCCGGGGGTGGGATCGGCGATTGTGGCCATCACCCACCACACCATGATCCTGGCATTGCGCGCCCTATTAGAGGACCGGCCGGTCGAAGAGGTCGTCGCCGAATCCAAGGCGGCTAAGACCCCGAACGCGGCAATCTTCCGCTATGAGATGAGCGACGGCGCGTTCACGAAGACCGACGTTATCGCGCCATTGATCTAG
- a CDS encoding phosphotransferase family protein — MRHLLGHDVVEARSQDGGYTPGLAARLLLEDGSRAFLKGIALEHPVAGTYRQEAELSAALPEAAPVAALRWTRQVGGWVLLCFDDVADRHPALRPGSPDVAATVHAVSRLRETLTPCPLPAAPAVAEVLGPALRGWSRLTEDTPADLPAWARRNLMALTATESAWEAAAGGSTLVHGDIRPDNLLVREAGGEVVVVDWSYAHQGAAWIDVAALVPHLIMAGHAPAEAEAQLADAVAWGAAPAQVLTSWAVGCAGYWEHACRQPAPPGVPNLRGFQARAAAAALDWARYRTGWS, encoded by the coding sequence GTGAGGCACTTGCTGGGTCATGACGTCGTCGAGGCGCGCTCTCAAGACGGCGGCTACACCCCGGGGCTCGCGGCGCGGTTGCTGCTGGAGGACGGCTCGCGGGCCTTCCTCAAGGGCATCGCGCTGGAGCATCCGGTGGCGGGCACCTACCGGCAGGAGGCCGAGCTCAGCGCGGCGCTGCCGGAGGCCGCCCCGGTGGCGGCGCTGCGCTGGACGCGGCAGGTGGGTGGCTGGGTGCTGTTGTGCTTCGACGACGTCGCGGACCGTCACCCCGCTCTGCGACCGGGTTCGCCGGACGTGGCCGCCACGGTGCACGCGGTGAGTCGGCTGCGGGAGACGTTGACGCCGTGCCCGCTGCCTGCGGCGCCGGCTGTCGCTGAGGTGCTGGGACCGGCGCTGCGCGGGTGGTCGCGGCTGACCGAGGACACCCCGGCCGACCTGCCCGCCTGGGCGCGCCGCAACCTGATGGCCCTGACCGCGACGGAGAGCGCGTGGGAGGCCGCGGCCGGCGGTAGCACGCTCGTGCACGGCGACATCCGCCCGGACAATCTCCTGGTGCGCGAGGCGGGTGGTGAGGTGGTGGTCGTGGACTGGTCGTATGCCCACCAGGGGGCGGCGTGGATCGATGTGGCGGCGCTGGTGCCGCACCTGATCATGGCCGGGCACGCCCCGGCGGAGGCCGAGGCGCAACTCGCGGACGCGGTGGCGTGGGGTGCGGCGCCTGCGCAGGTGCTGACGTCGTGGGCGGTGGGGTGCGCGGGCTATTGGGAGCACGCCTGCCGACAGCCGGCGCCGCCCGGGGTGCCGAACCTGCGGGGCTTTCAGGCGCGGGCGGCGGCCGCCGCGCTGGATTGGGCCCGGTATCGCACCGGCTGGTCATAA